A single candidate division KSB1 bacterium DNA region contains:
- a CDS encoding DUF5615 family PIN-like protein, with protein sequence MAKYFIDANLPYYFALWSNKDCIHANDIDDEWSDFKIWEYAKENNLTIVTKDADFSEMILPSEPPPRIIHVKLGNMKMNQFHNAISKVWNEACELSDQYKLVRIFEDRIECIN encoded by the coding sequence ATGGCAAAATATTTTATAGATGCTAATTTGCCATATTATTTTGCTTTATGGTCAAATAAAGATTGTATTCACGCCAATGATATTGATGATGAATGGTCGGATTTCAAGATATGGGAATATGCAAAAGAGAATAACCTGACAATCGTGACAAAAGATGCTGATTTTTCGGAAATGATTCTTCCAAGCGAACCACCACCACGTATTATCCACGTCAAACTAGGCAATATGAAAATGAATCAATTTCATAATGCGATTTCAAAAGTATGGAACGAGGCCTGTGAATTGAGCGATCAGTATAAACTTGTTCGGATTTTCGAAGATAGAATTGAATGTATAAACTAA
- a CDS encoding DUF433 domain-containing protein: MSYLNGRITINPQICNGKPTIRGKRITVQTILEFLSAGESHKEILRQYPSIEPEDIKACLKFATKLMSNNYLLKMTA; this comes from the coding sequence ATGAGTTATTTGAATGGCAGAATTACAATAAATCCTCAAATTTGTAATGGCAAGCCAACCATCCGAGGGAAAAGGATTACTGTACAAACGATTCTTGAATTCTTGAGTGCTGGTGAAAGTCATAAGGAAATACTTCGTCAGTATCCATCCATAGAACCAGAAGACATTAAGGCATGTTTGAAATTTGCGACCAAGTTAATGAGCAATAACTATCTTCTTAAGATGACTGCCTGA